A single Gopherus flavomarginatus isolate rGopFla2 chromosome 24, rGopFla2.mat.asm, whole genome shotgun sequence DNA region contains:
- the TMIGD2 gene encoding transmembrane and immunoglobulin domain-containing protein 2 — translation MQRLEECLLLLLLAAFLLEASEEAGTLKVRQDPAQILAPVGGSVELSCQINTAQRWEQLRVEWQRDSPLMVFCQVVLNKTSVSNCCRGVGVCDDARLSFTWHPPKFTLRMSNINEDDVGWYVCKAIVEIPVNLDATGNGTMLNTSAAAEGGGWLRNHSRDLVLWLGLAGALAITALLLLPAVICCYKRRRRDPGQAIYVNVLFRKKEEGKKDSPRASSEMKQTSLYIQEFQRRGHSWKPPVTERSPGPTKASKKAASFKQRATERP, via the exons aTGCAGAGGCTGGAGGAGTGTCTCCTCCTGTTGCTCTTAGCAG CCTTTCTGCTAGAAGCCAGCGAGGAAGCAGGGACCCTGAAAGTGAGGCAAGAtcctgcccagatcctggccccGGTGGGGGGCTCGGTGGAGCTGTCCTGCCAGATCAACActgcccagcgctgggagcagctCCGTGTAGAGTGGCAGAGGGACAGCCCCCTGATGGTTTTCTGCCAGGTGGTGCTGAACAAAACCAGTGTCTCCAACTGCTGCAGGGGTGTGGGGGTCTGTGATGACGCCCGCCTCAGCTTCACCTGGCACCCCCCTAAGTTCACCCTGAGGATGAGCAACATCAATGAGGATGACGTGGGGTGGTACGTGTGCAAAGCCATCGTGGAGATCCCGGTGAATCTGGATGCCACGGGCAACGGGACGATGCTGAATACCTCAG cagcagcagaaggaggAGGTTGGCTGAGGAATCACAGCAGAG ATCTAGTGTTGTGGCTGGGCCTGGCTGGAGCGTTGGCCATCACCGCGCTGCTCCTGCTGCCGGCCGTGATCTGCTGCTACAAACGCAGGCGCAGAGATCCAG GGCAGGCAATCTATGTGAACGTTCTGTTCCGCAAAaaggaagagggaaagaaagaCAGCCCCCGAGCCAGTAGTGAGATGAAGCAGACCAGCCTCTACATCCAGGAGTTCCAGAGAAGGGGGCACAGCTGGAAGCCTCCAGTTACAGAACGGAGCCCTGGCCCCACGAAAGCTTCCAAAAAGGCCGCCTCCTTCAAGCAGAGGGCAACGGAAAGGCCATGA